Below is a genomic region from Mesorhizobium sp. NZP2298.
TCGACCGGCTCACGCTCACGGAACGACAGTTCGAGGCAAATCTCGTTGTCGGTGCCACCGCCGCGGCGCACCGTCTCCAGCAGCTTTTCCGGCGTGATACGGCCGTCCCTGTTGTAGGCTGATGTGAACGGCCAATGGCCGCCCTTGTTCATCGACGACTGCTTGATGTGGATGATCGGCGACTTCCTGGGAAAGGCCCCGGCCCAGGCATAGGGATCGATGTCGGCCGGATTGCTTGAGGTGACGTCGCCGTGGTCAATGTCGACCATCATCTCCAGCGGAATGGCCATGCCGGCGGCGTCGATCGCGCTCTGCAGCATCCGGCAGTTCTCGATGGTGTGGCCGAACTCGCGGCCGACCGACATCGGCTCCCAGAACAGGTAGCTCAGTCCGGCCGCACGGGCGTGCTCGGCCACCTCGCGCCAGCAGTCCAGCGCGATGTCGAACAACCGCGCGCGACGCTCGGGGTCGTCAAAGTCGCGATGGGTGAAGATGGCGAACTGCGTGCCCATGCCGCTGGCGCCAAGTTCGGCCGAGATGTCTGCGAACGTCTTGAACCAGTCGACATAGTAGCGGCGCACATCCGCGTCGGGATGGCCGAAATGATTGAGCCGGCCGTAAGGACCGGTCATACCGGAGGTGATACGCACGCCGGTGCGGGAGAGTGCACCGCGAAAC
It encodes:
- a CDS encoding sugar phosphate isomerase/epimerase family protein, with the translated sequence MAFTLSLNTNPLVNRFADPADLIDTIAYGIGIRDVQLTHEFVNPGWPAATIVKFVRLFRGALSRTGVRITSGMTGPYGRLNHFGHPDADVRRYYVDWFKTFADISAELGASGMGTQFAIFTHRDFDDPERRARLFDIALDCWREVAEHARAAGLSYLFWEPMSVGREFGHTIENCRMLQSAIDAAGMAIPLEMMVDIDHGDVTSSNPADIDPYAWAGAFPRKSPIIHIKQSSMNKGGHWPFTSAYNRDGRITPEKLLETVRRGGGTDNEICLELSFREREPVDHQVVAMIRESVDYWAPFIETGRPSLLPRAE